The Mycolicibacterium boenickei genome has a segment encoding these proteins:
- a CDS encoding thiamine pyrophosphate-binding protein: protein MVKAHRVVDHIVGQLAANGVTHIFGVDGANIEDLYDAAHFRDDITAVLAKHEFSAATMADGYSRSGGGIGVVAATSGGGCLNTVPGLAESLASRVPVLALIGQAPTTLDGRGAFQDTSGDNGSLDGHALFSAVSLYCRRLLAPADIVTALPEALAAARTGGPAVLLLPKNIQQADLGEPGAGNGRVHATGTAARHADLGVLEQALRGVDGPITIIAGEQVARDDARGELERLRATLRARVATVPDAKDVAGTPGFGSSSALGVSGVMGHPGVSAAAAQSALCLIVGTRLTVTARAGLDESLGPVPTYSIGAQVPYLPCTHLHSDDLRVSLTQLVRALSGAGRPAQVRVPDTAPRTELRPPAHDGPGIRYRDAMAVLDGALPDGTDIVVDAGNVGASAIHYLPARRDGRFMVALGMGGMGYSFGAGIGMTFHRASAATASGRPRRTAVIAGDGSFFMHGMEIHTAMQYRLPITFVLFDNHAHAMCVTREQLFYDDRYSYNRFGPSRLGAGLAAMFPGLPAYDVTEFRQLPRALGMALDTDGPSVLSIECSADEIPPFAAFLATTDSTPSTSEENRSHVTARA, encoded by the coding sequence ATGGTCAAGGCGCACAGGGTGGTGGACCACATCGTCGGCCAGCTGGCCGCGAACGGGGTCACGCACATCTTCGGCGTGGACGGTGCCAATATCGAGGACCTCTACGACGCGGCGCACTTCCGCGACGACATCACCGCGGTGCTGGCCAAACACGAATTCTCCGCTGCCACAATGGCGGACGGATACAGCCGCAGCGGCGGCGGGATCGGGGTGGTGGCGGCAACCTCCGGTGGCGGTTGCCTGAACACCGTCCCCGGGCTGGCGGAATCGCTGGCCAGCCGCGTTCCCGTGCTGGCGCTGATCGGGCAGGCCCCGACCACGCTCGACGGGCGCGGGGCCTTCCAGGACACCAGCGGGGACAACGGAAGCCTGGACGGGCACGCGCTGTTCTCGGCGGTCTCGCTGTACTGCCGCAGGCTGCTGGCGCCGGCAGACATCGTTACCGCGCTCCCGGAGGCGCTGGCCGCCGCGCGCACCGGTGGACCGGCGGTGTTGTTGCTGCCCAAGAACATTCAGCAGGCGGATCTGGGGGAGCCCGGGGCAGGCAACGGCCGGGTTCATGCCACCGGGACGGCGGCCCGACATGCCGATCTCGGAGTGCTCGAGCAGGCGCTGCGCGGTGTCGACGGCCCGATCACGATCATCGCCGGTGAGCAGGTGGCCCGCGACGACGCCAGAGGCGAACTGGAACGCCTGCGAGCCACCCTGCGGGCGCGGGTGGCCACGGTGCCCGATGCCAAGGACGTGGCGGGCACCCCCGGATTCGGCTCGTCCTCCGCACTGGGGGTATCCGGTGTGATGGGCCATCCCGGGGTGTCCGCTGCCGCGGCGCAGAGCGCGTTGTGCCTGATCGTCGGCACCCGCCTGACGGTGACCGCCCGGGCCGGCCTCGACGAGTCGCTGGGGCCGGTGCCGACCTACTCGATCGGCGCCCAGGTGCCCTATCTGCCGTGCACCCACCTGCACTCAGACGATCTGCGGGTGTCGCTGACACAGCTGGTCCGGGCCCTGTCCGGGGCCGGCCGTCCGGCTCAGGTGCGGGTGCCGGATACGGCACCGCGAACCGAACTGCGTCCACCGGCCCACGACGGCCCGGGCATCAGGTACCGCGACGCGATGGCCGTACTCGACGGCGCCCTGCCCGACGGCACCGACATCGTCGTCGACGCGGGCAACGTCGGGGCGTCGGCCATCCACTATCTGCCTGCCCGCCGGGACGGCCGTTTCATGGTCGCGCTGGGTATGGGCGGCATGGGTTACAGCTTCGGCGCGGGTATCGGGATGACGTTTCACCGGGCTTCTGCCGCCACCGCGTCCGGCCGCCCGAGGCGTACCGCGGTGATTGCCGGGGACGGCTCGTTCTTCATGCACGGCATGGAGATTCACACCGCGATGCAGTACCGGCTGCCGATCACCTTCGTCCTGTTCGACAACCATGCCCATGCCATGTGCGTGACGCGGGAGCAGCTGTTCTACGACGATCGCTACTCCTACAACAGGTTCGGCCCGAGCCGGCTGGGTGCCGGGCTGGCGGCCATGTTCCCCGGACTGCCGGCGTACGACGTCACCGAGTTCCGCCAGCTGCCCCGGGCGCTCGGCATGGCACTGGACACCGACGGCCCGTCGGTACTGAGCATCGAATGTTCGGCCGACGAAATCCCGCCGTTCGCAGCATTTCTCGCCACCACAGACAGCACACCTTCCACCTCAGAGGAGAACAGGTCCCATGTCACTGCCCGCGCTTGA
- a CDS encoding SRPBCC family protein: MSLPALEDITAHRATRTPLDGLIRIETSPKEQATPIIMDMMRSVYPHDQVFGQYCTVNDYIECPPDELFDYMSDTRCLEEWTYSLRGFTPTEEPGLWLAHDRLGAGPSGPGSEIYTRTVANRDALTVDYHCAWDQGKHLWMIYLMRIVDAQVVLDKPGSVVLWTNCHHPFYDENPYPETAPPARPVWVGDFWDMFGPGHLLELRNLKAIAEYRHHNGLPVTPAWMK, from the coding sequence ATGTCACTGCCCGCGCTTGAAGACATCACGGCCCATCGGGCCACCCGAACCCCGCTGGACGGACTGATCCGGATCGAGACCTCGCCGAAGGAGCAGGCCACTCCGATCATCATGGACATGATGCGCTCGGTGTACCCGCACGACCAGGTGTTCGGCCAGTACTGCACCGTCAACGACTACATCGAGTGCCCACCCGACGAGTTGTTCGACTACATGTCCGACACCCGATGCCTCGAGGAGTGGACGTACAGCCTTCGCGGTTTCACCCCGACCGAGGAGCCCGGGCTGTGGCTGGCCCACGACCGGCTCGGTGCCGGGCCGTCCGGCCCGGGCAGCGAGATCTACACCCGCACCGTGGCCAACCGTGACGCGCTCACCGTGGATTACCACTGCGCCTGGGACCAGGGCAAGCACCTGTGGATGATCTATCTGATGCGCATCGTCGATGCGCAGGTGGTTCTGGACAAGCCGGGATCGGTTGTGCTGTGGACGAATTGCCACCATCCGTTCTATGACGAGAACCCCTACCCGGAGACCGCGCCCCCGGCACGGCCGGTCTGGGTGGGTGACTTCTGGGACATGTTCGGCCCCGGCCACCTGCTGGAACTGCGAAATCTCAAGGCAATCGCCGAATACCGCCACCACAACGGCCTGCCGGTCACCCCGGCCTGGATGAAGTGA
- a CDS encoding 3-oxoacyl-ACP synthase III family protein, producing the protein MPDQTPVSLVDVSTYLPGDPIGADYYAGFAETDELADNVMFRAPRFRHHVGPEETAIDMVERAAAGVIGRHGSDVVTGADVLITHTQLPDMPFYGGGGGMAHRLGMKPNWVIDLHNGGCAAFILGLKVARTLLRAGEGRTAVIAIAQNSAGQVFDQQTIRRKAQASVPGDGAAVGLVTLSDESPILDIECRTYGEYAGDMTVVMDPPRKWWQAGPGEACIGFTESKITKVLARGNRQVPEVSYTVCDRIGVQPKDIDLLVTNQPNRAFLRNWRDALELPPERHVDTFEECGNLFAAGIPVNLDRAVTGGRVKAGDTVLMAAFAHAGDFAGAAAVRWGGRAGDGAAAGNE; encoded by the coding sequence ATGCCTGACCAGACTCCCGTCAGCCTCGTCGACGTCTCCACCTATCTGCCCGGCGACCCGATCGGTGCCGACTACTACGCCGGGTTCGCCGAAACCGATGAGCTGGCCGACAACGTGATGTTCCGGGCGCCCCGGTTCCGCCATCATGTGGGGCCCGAGGAAACCGCGATCGACATGGTCGAGCGGGCCGCCGCCGGCGTGATCGGGCGGCACGGCTCCGACGTCGTGACCGGGGCCGACGTGTTGATCACCCACACTCAGCTGCCGGACATGCCGTTCTACGGCGGGGGTGGCGGTATGGCACACCGGTTGGGCATGAAGCCCAACTGGGTGATCGATCTGCACAACGGTGGATGCGCGGCATTCATCCTCGGGCTCAAGGTGGCCCGCACGCTGCTGCGCGCGGGGGAGGGCCGCACCGCGGTGATCGCGATAGCGCAGAACTCCGCCGGGCAGGTCTTCGATCAACAGACGATCCGGCGCAAGGCGCAGGCGTCGGTGCCCGGCGACGGTGCTGCCGTCGGCCTGGTGACGCTGTCCGACGAGTCACCCATCCTCGACATCGAATGCCGCACCTACGGCGAGTACGCCGGGGACATGACGGTGGTCATGGATCCGCCGCGCAAATGGTGGCAGGCCGGCCCGGGCGAGGCGTGCATCGGCTTCACCGAAAGCAAGATCACCAAGGTGCTGGCCCGGGGTAATCGGCAGGTGCCCGAGGTGTCCTACACGGTGTGCGACCGAATCGGTGTGCAGCCCAAGGATATCGACCTGTTGGTGACCAACCAGCCCAACCGGGCGTTCCTGCGCAACTGGCGCGATGCGCTGGAGCTGCCACCCGAACGTCACGTGGACACCTTTGAAGAATGCGGAAACCTCTTCGCCGCAGGAATTCCCGTCAATCTGGACCGGGCCGTCACCGGTGGTCGGGTGAAGGCAGGCGACACCGTGCTGATGGCCGCCTTCGCCCACGCCGGTGACTTCGCCGGGGCCGCGGCGGTGCGCTGGGGAGGCCGGGCCGGCGACGGCGCCGCCGCGGGGAACGAGTGA
- a CDS encoding class I SAM-dependent methyltransferase, with translation MTQPYLDWDAAYRQDTPPPWSIGEPQPELARVIEQGKVHGEVLDSGCGHAALSLALAAQGYTVVGLDASATAVAEAAATAAERGLTTATFAQADMTDFGGYDGRFDTVLDSGLLHALPIDGRQAYVRAIHRASAPGAALFILAFAARPFGDSAPGPSGFTADELRDTVATCWTVDEVRPAKLYGNDTPAAGGPAALPGVERDGAGHITMPGFLLSAHKAG, from the coding sequence ATGACACAGCCCTACCTGGATTGGGACGCCGCGTACCGGCAGGACACCCCGCCGCCGTGGAGCATCGGAGAACCACAGCCTGAGCTCGCCCGCGTGATCGAGCAGGGCAAGGTGCACGGCGAAGTCCTCGACTCGGGCTGCGGACACGCGGCGTTGTCGCTGGCGCTGGCCGCACAGGGGTACACCGTGGTGGGGCTCGATGCCAGCGCCACGGCGGTGGCCGAGGCGGCCGCGACGGCTGCCGAACGTGGCCTGACCACAGCGACTTTCGCCCAGGCCGACATGACCGACTTCGGTGGTTACGACGGCCGCTTCGACACCGTGCTGGACAGTGGCCTGCTCCACGCCCTGCCGATCGACGGGCGCCAGGCGTACGTGCGGGCGATCCACCGCGCGTCGGCGCCGGGAGCGGCGCTGTTCATCCTGGCCTTTGCGGCCCGACCGTTCGGGGACAGCGCCCCGGGACCGAGCGGCTTCACCGCCGACGAGTTACGCGACACCGTCGCCACCTGCTGGACCGTCGACGAGGTGCGGCCGGCCAAGCTGTACGGCAACGACACCCCCGCGGCCGGCGGGCCTGCGGCGCTACCCGGTGTGGAGCGGGACGGTGCCGGGCACATCACCATGCCCGGCTTCCTGCTGAGCGCCCACAAAGCCGGCTGA